A section of the Verrucomicrobiota bacterium genome encodes:
- a CDS encoding rhomboid family intramembrane serine protease, translated as MDGNGQQYYYYRPRPVFGFPRLTPAVKTLLIVTGACFALQIIARIITRTPDGQETIVEHLFALHPQAFIRGLFPWQIVTSLFLHGSLWHLAMNMLPLSFFGFGPGLERFTGARRFYAIYFLSGIGGNLLFLAANLQGTVPVIGASGAVCGILAAYAMAFPERFVLLFFVFPIKVKWVVLGIFAMELMLEVSRPGAGNIAHGAHVGGFVFGWAYMKLFYKLSLPFAFIERMKWRVRHLFSSLPAPRNPFRRPPGERKYPPIDDDSFIDQEVDPILDKISKQGIHSLTADERRILKRAHDRMGRG; from the coding sequence ATGGACGGCAACGGACAGCAGTACTACTACTACCGGCCCCGGCCCGTGTTTGGCTTCCCGAGGCTGACGCCGGCGGTCAAGACGCTTCTCATTGTCACCGGCGCCTGCTTCGCCTTGCAGATCATCGCTCGGATCATCACCCGCACCCCCGACGGGCAGGAGACGATCGTTGAGCATCTCTTCGCCCTCCACCCGCAGGCCTTCATTCGCGGCCTGTTCCCCTGGCAGATCGTCACGTCGCTGTTTCTGCACGGCAGCCTGTGGCATCTGGCGATGAACATGCTGCCGCTGTCGTTTTTCGGTTTCGGGCCGGGGCTCGAGCGGTTCACGGGCGCGCGCCGTTTCTACGCCATCTACTTTCTCTCCGGCATCGGAGGCAACCTCCTGTTCCTGGCCGCCAACCTCCAGGGCACAGTGCCCGTCATTGGCGCGTCGGGTGCGGTGTGCGGCATCCTGGCCGCGTACGCCATGGCGTTCCCCGAGCGCTTTGTGCTGCTCTTCTTCGTGTTCCCGATCAAGGTCAAGTGGGTCGTCCTGGGCATCTTCGCCATGGAACTGATGCTCGAGGTCAGTCGTCCAGGCGCGGGCAACATCGCCCACGGCGCGCACGTCGGCGGGTTTGTCTTCGGCTGGGCCTACATGAAGCTCTTCTACAAGCTGAGTCTGCCGTTTGCGTTCATCGAGCGGATGAAATGGCGCGTCAGGCACTTGTTCAGCAGCCTGCCTGCGCCGCGCAACCCGTTCCGGCGTCCTCCGGGAGAGCGCAAGTACCCCCCGATCGACGACGACAGCTTCATCGATCAGGAAGTGGACCCCATCCTCGACAAGATCTCGAAGCAGGGCATCCACAGCCTCACCGCCGACGAGCGGCGTATTCTCAAACGCGCCCACGACCGCATGGGCCGCGGTTGA
- a CDS encoding DUF1559 domain-containing protein, with amino-acid sequence MNRHAFTLIELLVVIAVIAILAALLLPALQSAREKAREMNCWNNYNQLGKALQQYFNTYDGWAPFSQGGVWPYAVGSCPWVLQLFPFAMDKGVFWCPSSEPELQWDGKSTVWWNTWFSMSINDWGWGDSDYPGQGLAGVMNPNEKNTWVNEADIVNPSEFIGLGDSVINGDWDCVIDPASSDWGERPDIRHGPGGTVLFVDTHVEKYRPLPNNGASNLNEKKRSSHLWRRSNETKP; translated from the coding sequence ATGAACCGTCATGCGTTCACGCTCATCGAGTTGCTCGTCGTCATCGCCGTGATCGCGATCCTCGCCGCCCTCCTGCTGCCGGCCCTCCAGTCGGCCCGCGAGAAGGCCCGGGAGATGAACTGCTGGAACAACTACAACCAGCTCGGCAAAGCGCTCCAGCAGTACTTCAACACGTACGACGGTTGGGCGCCTTTCAGCCAGGGCGGTGTATGGCCCTATGCCGTCGGCTCGTGCCCCTGGGTGCTGCAGTTATTCCCCTTCGCTATGGACAAGGGCGTGTTCTGGTGTCCTAGCTCCGAACCAGAGCTGCAGTGGGACGGCAAGAGCACGGTGTGGTGGAACACTTGGTTCTCAATGAGCATCAACGACTGGGGCTGGGGCGACTCCGACTACCCCGGCCAAGGTCTTGCCGGCGTGATGAACCCAAACGAGAAGAATACATGGGTAAACGAGGCGGATATCGTCAACCCCTCCGAGTTCATCGGCTTGGGCGACAGCGTCATCAACGGCGATTGGGACTGCGTGATCGACCCCGCCAGCAGCGACTGGGGTGAGCGGCCCGATATCCGTCACGGCCCGGGCGGCACGGTGCTCTTCGTTGACACACACGTTGAGAAGTATCGGCCGCTCCCGAACAATGGCGCCTCCAACCTCAACGAAAAAAAACGGTCCAGCCACCTCTGGCGCAGGTCAAACGAGACGAAGCCATGA
- a CDS encoding DEAD/DEAH box helicase: MIEEDVKEVIEPEDRLPDFEFEQLPEPFRGTAQRSGWTSPMRVQAKTIPYLLDGRDLIVQSRTGSGKTGAFLLPNLMRITKTDAYCQMLVLAPTRELAKQVHAEAVRLAEGTGIRAVAVYGGVGYGPQIEAFEKGVQIVIGTPGRILDHLTRRKLVLDRLRFLVLDEADEMLSMGFYPDMVRIRRFLPPKRQSSMFSATMPPRVRALANEFLRKPHFLSLSHGHVHVEETDHIYYSVPSMGKERALARILELENPDSAIIFCNTKDKVRFVSEVLARFGFDSDQITADLTQVQREKVMKRVKQKQLRFLVATDVAARGIDITHLSHVILFDQPQDFESYIHRSGRTGRAGAGGIAISLVTVSQEEELKKMARHYKINMEVRQLPDEEAVQRLVAERLTVLLEDKRRDLGGVERERIERFVPLAKSLTESEDELDLIAMLLEESYRASIHAAPEQPEPAPSSEEPSEEPASGPKRRPRRSGGGRSRKR, encoded by the coding sequence ATGATCGAGGAAGACGTCAAAGAGGTGATCGAACCGGAGGACCGGCTCCCGGACTTCGAGTTCGAACAGCTCCCCGAACCGTTTCGGGGCACCGCGCAGCGGAGCGGCTGGACCAGCCCGATGCGTGTTCAGGCCAAGACGATCCCCTACCTGCTGGACGGGCGCGACCTGATCGTGCAATCGCGCACGGGCAGCGGTAAGACGGGGGCGTTTCTGCTGCCGAACCTGATGCGCATCACGAAAACGGACGCCTATTGCCAGATGCTGGTGCTTGCGCCGACGCGCGAGCTGGCCAAGCAGGTCCATGCCGAGGCCGTCCGGCTCGCCGAGGGCACGGGTATTCGAGCGGTGGCCGTGTACGGGGGTGTCGGCTACGGCCCACAGATCGAGGCGTTCGAGAAAGGCGTGCAGATCGTCATCGGCACGCCAGGCCGCATCCTCGACCACCTGACGCGGCGCAAGCTGGTGCTCGACCGGCTGCGCTTTCTCGTGCTCGACGAGGCTGACGAGATGCTCTCGATGGGCTTCTATCCCGACATGGTGCGCATCCGCCGCTTCCTGCCGCCGAAGCGCCAGAGCTCGATGTTCTCGGCGACGATGCCGCCCAGGGTCCGCGCGCTTGCCAACGAGTTCCTCCGCAAGCCCCACTTCCTGAGCCTGAGCCACGGCCATGTGCACGTCGAGGAGACCGACCACATCTACTACTCGGTGCCGTCGATGGGCAAGGAGCGCGCCCTCGCACGCATCCTCGAGCTGGAGAACCCCGACAGCGCCATCATCTTCTGCAATACCAAGGACAAGGTGCGCTTTGTCTCCGAGGTGCTCGCGCGGTTCGGCTTCGATTCGGACCAGATCACCGCCGATCTGACGCAGGTGCAGCGCGAGAAGGTCATGAAGCGCGTCAAGCAGAAGCAGCTCCGGTTCCTCGTCGCGACGGACGTGGCGGCGCGCGGCATCGACATCACGCACCTGTCGCACGTGATCCTGTTCGACCAGCCGCAGGACTTTGAGAGCTACATCCACCGTTCGGGCCGCACGGGCCGCGCGGGCGCGGGCGGGATCGCCATCTCGCTCGTGACCGTGTCGCAGGAGGAGGAGCTCAAGAAGATGGCCCGCCACTACAAGATCAATATGGAGGTGCGGCAACTGCCCGACGAGGAGGCCGTCCAGCGGCTTGTGGCCGAGCGGCTCACCGTGCTGCTCGAGGACAAACGCCGCGATCTGGGCGGCGTCGAGCGCGAGCGCATCGAGCGGTTCGTGCCGCTGGCGAAGTCGCTGACCGAGAGCGAGGACGAGCTCGACCTGATCGCCATGCTGCTCGAGGAGTCCTACCGCGCCAGCATCCACGCCGCGCCGGAACAGCCAGAACCGGCACCGTCATCCGAGGAGCCATCCGAGGAGCCGGCATCCGGCCCCAAGCGCCGGCCCCGCCGCAGCGGCGGCGGACGGTCGAGAAAACGCTAG
- a CDS encoding class I SAM-dependent methyltransferase, with the protein MTYSNREWALRLYRKSVLKQAKFKRFSRALGDVNGKRCLDIGADNGVLSLLFRQLGGSWASADLDPETVEAIRSLVATDVHLIDGEKTPFGDAEFDVVAIVDFLEHVRTDAEFTRECARIIKPGGTLIVNVPCVRRWSVLEPLKRKLGLTDEEHGHVREGYTLDGLRALLALHFEVTSARTYNRFFSECVDVAVRFASRKKKGGRTGAKGTVMTASDLAASKKALRLYSLLYPFFWLLARLDVLVPARGMHMIVSGRRK; encoded by the coding sequence ATGACCTATAGTAATCGAGAGTGGGCGCTGCGGCTGTACCGCAAGTCGGTGCTGAAGCAGGCGAAGTTCAAGCGCTTCAGTCGAGCACTGGGCGACGTGAACGGCAAGCGCTGTCTCGACATCGGCGCCGATAACGGGGTGCTCAGCCTGCTGTTCCGGCAGCTCGGCGGATCGTGGGCAAGCGCCGACCTCGATCCGGAGACCGTCGAAGCGATCCGGTCGCTCGTCGCCACGGACGTCCATCTCATCGACGGGGAAAAGACCCCGTTCGGTGACGCGGAGTTCGACGTAGTCGCCATCGTCGATTTCCTCGAGCACGTGCGGACCGACGCCGAGTTCACGCGAGAGTGTGCACGCATCATCAAGCCGGGCGGCACGCTCATCGTCAACGTGCCGTGCGTGCGGCGCTGGTCGGTGCTCGAGCCGCTCAAGCGCAAGTTGGGGCTGACGGATGAGGAGCACGGCCACGTACGCGAGGGCTACACGCTTGACGGGCTGCGCGCGCTGCTCGCGCTGCACTTCGAAGTGACAAGCGCGCGCACCTACAACCGCTTCTTCTCGGAATGCGTGGACGTGGCGGTGCGCTTCGCGTCGCGCAAGAAGAAGGGCGGCCGGACCGGCGCCAAGGGCACGGTGATGACGGCGAGCGACCTTGCCGCGTCCAAGAAAGCGCTGAGACTCTACTCCCTCCTCTACCCCTTTTTCTGGCTGCTCGCGCGGCTCGACGTGCTCGTCCCCGCGCGCGGCATGCACATGATCGTGTCGGGCCGAAGGAAATAG
- a CDS encoding prepilin-type N-terminal cleavage/methylation domain-containing protein, giving the protein MKRSGFTLIELLVVIAVIAILAALLLPALQSAKQRARTTFCANNLRQLLLAYESYRNANDGWAPYSERWNGGSAERPYYSQLHKYADDADLFWCPEADPATQWDPSKVLVSTTMVSYGANNWGWTDEDRQGCLSVVYRLPDTYTDMRDVVNGCELIVFGDGTPMGSWDASLDPSPGEPWPFEKPSDRHTGMCNVVFFDGHAASYSRTFLTDRKLASHLWRRCNTPY; this is encoded by the coding sequence ATGAAACGGTCCGGGTTCACTCTTATCGAGCTTCTCGTCGTGATTGCGGTGATCGCCATCCTGGCGGCGCTGCTGCTCCCCGCGCTCCAGTCGGCCAAGCAGCGGGCGCGCACGACGTTCTGCGCCAACAACCTGCGCCAGCTCCTGCTGGCCTACGAGAGTTACCGCAACGCGAACGACGGTTGGGCGCCCTACAGCGAGCGCTGGAATGGCGGGTCGGCCGAACGGCCGTACTACAGCCAGCTCCACAAGTACGCTGATGATGCCGATCTGTTCTGGTGCCCGGAGGCCGATCCGGCCACGCAGTGGGACCCGAGCAAGGTCCTTGTGTCTACCACGATGGTCTCCTACGGTGCCAACAACTGGGGCTGGACCGATGAGGACCGCCAAGGCTGCCTCAGCGTCGTCTACCGGCTCCCCGACACCTACACCGACATGCGCGACGTCGTCAACGGCTGCGAGCTGATCGTCTTCGGCGATGGCACGCCCATGGGCTCGTGGGACGCCAGCCTCGATCCCTCGCCTGGCGAGCCGTGGCCGTTCGAGAAGCCTTCCGACCGCCACACGGGCATGTGCAACGTTGTGTTCTTCGATGGCCACGCAGCGAGCTACAGCCGGACGTTCCTTACGGACCGGAAACTGGCAAGCCACCTGTGGCGCCGGTGCAATACCCCATACTGA
- the rfaE1 gene encoding D-glycero-beta-D-manno-heptose-7-phosphate kinase, protein MEHLSRTRAKRILSAFPRTRVLVVGDLMLDEFIWGEVSRISPEAPIPVVEVRSRSTMPGGAANVANNLCALGARASVAGLIGVDAAGRHLRAQLDREGADTSLIVASAGVKTSVKTRVIAHKQHVVRVDDERPLGDGQRLRSRLVAKVRAARRVFGAIVIEDYGKGVLSQELVDEVVAYARQRAIPIIVDPKKEHPLRLDGVDLVTPNREEANMLAGVPLHSDVPPEEVGRMLSEMWGGAAVLVTLGADGMCLIEKNLQPRHIPTRKIEVYDVAGAGDTVCAVMALGLANKLPLAEAAALANLAAGVVVGKVGTGTVTRAELLHALEAV, encoded by the coding sequence ATGGAGCACCTTTCACGAACACGCGCCAAGCGGATTCTGTCTGCCTTCCCGCGTACCCGTGTCCTCGTCGTCGGTGATCTCATGCTCGATGAGTTCATCTGGGGCGAGGTTTCACGCATTTCCCCCGAGGCCCCGATTCCCGTTGTCGAGGTCCGGTCGCGCTCAACCATGCCCGGCGGGGCGGCCAACGTGGCCAACAACCTCTGCGCCCTGGGGGCCAGGGCGTCGGTTGCCGGCCTCATCGGTGTCGATGCGGCCGGGCGCCACCTGCGCGCGCAGCTCGATCGCGAAGGGGCCGATACCTCGCTCATCGTCGCGAGCGCCGGGGTCAAGACGAGCGTCAAGACGCGCGTCATCGCCCACAAGCAGCACGTCGTCCGCGTCGATGACGAGCGTCCGCTGGGCGATGGCCAGCGCCTCCGCTCGCGGCTCGTCGCAAAGGTTCGCGCCGCGCGCCGTGTCTTCGGCGCCATCGTGATCGAAGACTACGGCAAGGGCGTGCTCTCTCAGGAGCTCGTCGATGAGGTGGTCGCCTATGCGCGTCAGCGCGCGATCCCCATCATCGTCGACCCCAAGAAGGAGCATCCGCTCCGGCTCGACGGCGTGGACCTGGTGACCCCCAACCGCGAGGAGGCCAACATGCTCGCCGGCGTGCCGCTGCACTCCGACGTGCCACCCGAGGAAGTCGGCCGCATGCTCTCCGAGATGTGGGGCGGAGCCGCGGTGCTCGTGACGCTCGGCGCCGACGGCATGTGTCTCATCGAGAAGAACCTCCAGCCACGCCATATCCCGACGCGCAAGATCGAGGTCTACGACGTCGCCGGCGCCGGCGACACCGTGTGCGCCGTCATGGCCCTCGGGCTGGCCAACAAGCTGCCGCTCGCCGAGGCCGCCGCGCTGGCCAACCTCGCCGCGGGCGTCGTCGTGGGCAAAGTCGGCACCGGCACGGTGACCCGGGCCGAGCTGCTCCACGCCCTGGAGGCGGTCTGA
- the kdsB gene encoding 3-deoxy-manno-octulosonate cytidylyltransferase: MARIIGIIPARYAATRLPGKMLLDIAGKPLIMHTYERARAAKLLDRVLVATDDTRILEAVTAAGGEAVMTAGAHRCGSDRVAEAAKAMDCDIVVNVQGDEITIEPALIDTTVHLLLDNAEADVGTIACPITTVAEYADRDVVKVIFDEAGRALYFSRAPIPHSKHGAFTAQTAAYRHIGIYSFRRDALMRFAAFGPSPLELAEDLEQLRALEHGARIAVALATEHSKLKIDTLDELEKARAVLCRSTSL; this comes from the coding sequence ATGGCGCGCATCATCGGCATCATCCCGGCCCGATACGCGGCGACCCGGCTGCCCGGCAAGATGCTGCTCGACATCGCCGGCAAGCCGCTCATCATGCACACCTACGAACGCGCACGCGCCGCCAAGCTGCTCGATCGTGTCCTGGTCGCCACAGACGACACGCGCATCCTGGAAGCCGTCACCGCCGCCGGTGGCGAGGCGGTTATGACGGCGGGCGCGCATCGCTGCGGCTCGGACCGCGTCGCCGAGGCGGCCAAAGCCATGGATTGCGACATCGTTGTGAACGTCCAGGGCGACGAGATCACCATCGAGCCGGCCCTCATCGACACGACAGTGCACCTGCTGCTCGACAACGCCGAGGCCGACGTGGGCACGATAGCCTGCCCCATCACCACGGTGGCGGAGTATGCCGATCGTGATGTGGTCAAGGTTATCTTCGATGAGGCGGGCCGGGCGCTCTACTTCTCTCGTGCGCCGATCCCGCACTCGAAGCACGGCGCTTTCACGGCGCAGACGGCCGCGTACCGTCACATCGGCATCTACAGCTTCCGGCGCGATGCCCTCATGCGTTTTGCCGCGTTCGGGCCGTCGCCGCTCGAGCTCGCCGAGGACCTCGAGCAACTGCGCGCCCTCGAACACGGTGCCCGCATCGCCGTCGCCCTCGCGACGGAGCACAGCAAACTCAAAATCGACACACTCGACGAGCTGGAGAAGGCACGAGCGGTTCTATGCCGAAGTACATCTTTGTAA
- a CDS encoding type II secretion system protein, which translates to MKRSGFTLIELLVVIAVIAILAAMLLPALQSAREQAATAHCANNMKQCQIAYEMYRQNNDDHAPFAEQGQYVVLYHLLYPYADNKDVFACTATPSELNSFDPDVKMHWTDPVSIGINNWGWCNEDFPGLGCCSVFWGDSRTATQMNEVDDGSKLIVWGDTLPDRDWDYTIDPGTSYNDNERPYPRHGARSADKGYAGLQKGTWVNIVWFDGHYSKHTQQWLIDAKFNPEIRGFWRRNGKTAL; encoded by the coding sequence ATGAAGCGGTCAGGCTTCACGTTGATCGAACTCCTTGTCGTGATCGCTGTCATCGCGATCTTGGCCGCCATGCTGTTGCCGGCCCTCCAGTCGGCCCGCGAGCAGGCGGCTACCGCCCACTGCGCCAACAACATGAAGCAGTGCCAGATCGCCTACGAGATGTACCGGCAGAACAACGATGACCATGCGCCGTTTGCCGAGCAAGGGCAGTACGTGGTGCTGTACCACCTGCTCTATCCGTATGCCGACAACAAGGACGTTTTTGCCTGCACGGCCACCCCGTCCGAGCTCAACTCCTTCGATCCGGATGTCAAGATGCACTGGACCGATCCGGTGTCGATCGGCATCAACAACTGGGGATGGTGCAATGAGGACTTCCCGGGGCTCGGGTGCTGCTCCGTGTTCTGGGGCGACTCCAGGACAGCGACGCAGATGAATGAGGTCGACGACGGCTCCAAGCTGATCGTCTGGGGAGACACCCTGCCCGATCGCGACTGGGACTACACGATCGATCCCGGCACGAGCTACAACGACAACGAGCGGCCGTATCCGCGCCACGGCGCGCGGTCCGCGGACAAGGGCTATGCCGGACTGCAGAAGGGGACATGGGTCAATATCGTCTGGTTTGACGGTCATTACAGCAAGCACACCCAGCAGTGGCTCATCGACGCCAAGTTCAATCCGGAGATCAGAGGATTCTGGCGGCGCAACGGGAAGACGGCGCTCTGA
- a CDS encoding glycosyltransferase family 4 protein has product MRILFIAPQPFYEERGTPIAVRNLVETLGGLDHDVDLVAYHLGHDMALPNARTLRIPWNPIRHIGPGFSWKKLPLDLLLQLRCEAEFWSRRYDVVHAVEEGAYMAMLMKYFFYRVPYVMDVDSSIPDQMADKGLPWSVVRPFLQLVDDWAIAASLCVVTMCRALSESTQRRHPKKNVFTIEDPPVLPGGVRSREEARPLRRRLGIGDTEQVVLYMGNFSSYQGVDLLIEAFVEVAATHPRARLLLLGGTGREIAAMRTFAGRLGIDDRIIFAGHVAPQETPPYFALADVLVSPRRTGTNTPMKIYTYMASQRPIVATNLATHTQVLDERSAVLVAPSSSGLARGIGSLLDNAALGQRLAGEAARLVEDNYSMPAYRRKVAEMYAWVEERVRR; this is encoded by the coding sequence ATGCGCATCTTGTTCATTGCGCCACAGCCGTTCTACGAGGAGCGCGGCACGCCGATCGCCGTCCGCAACCTCGTCGAAACACTCGGCGGCCTGGACCACGATGTGGACTTGGTGGCGTACCACCTGGGCCACGACATGGCGCTGCCGAACGCGCGCACCCTGCGTATCCCGTGGAACCCGATCCGCCACATTGGCCCCGGCTTCTCGTGGAAGAAGCTCCCGCTGGATCTGCTGCTCCAACTCCGCTGCGAGGCGGAGTTCTGGTCGCGCCGCTACGACGTCGTGCACGCGGTCGAGGAAGGCGCCTACATGGCCATGCTCATGAAGTACTTCTTCTACCGCGTTCCGTACGTGATGGACGTCGATTCGTCCATCCCGGATCAGATGGCCGACAAGGGGCTCCCGTGGAGCGTCGTGCGGCCGTTCCTGCAGCTCGTCGACGACTGGGCGATCGCCGCAAGCCTGTGCGTGGTGACCATGTGCCGCGCGTTGAGCGAGAGCACGCAGCGGCGGCATCCGAAGAAGAACGTGTTCACGATCGAGGACCCGCCCGTGCTGCCCGGCGGGGTGCGTTCGCGCGAGGAAGCACGGCCGCTGCGGCGCCGGCTCGGCATCGGCGACACCGAGCAGGTCGTGCTCTACATGGGCAATTTCTCCAGCTACCAAGGCGTGGACCTGCTGATCGAGGCGTTCGTGGAGGTCGCGGCGACGCACCCGCGTGCGCGACTGTTGCTGCTCGGCGGGACGGGTCGCGAGATTGCGGCCATGCGCACGTTCGCCGGACGGCTCGGCATCGACGATCGCATCATCTTCGCCGGGCATGTGGCGCCCCAGGAGACGCCGCCGTACTTCGCGCTGGCTGACGTGCTCGTCTCACCGCGCCGCACGGGGACGAACACACCGATGAAGATCTACACGTACATGGCGTCGCAGCGGCCGATTGTTGCCACGAACTTGGCGACGCATACGCAGGTGCTCGACGAGCGTTCGGCCGTGCTCGTGGCCCCGTCATCGAGCGGGCTGGCACGCGGCATCGGATCGCTGCTTGACAACGCGGCGCTCGGACAGCGGCTGGCCGGCGAGGCAGCCCGCCTGGTCGAGGACAACTACTCGATGCCCGCCTACCGCCGCAAAGTGGCCGAGATGTATGCGTGGGTTGAGGAGCGGGTGAGGAGATAG
- a CDS encoding CTP synthase, which translates to MPKYIFVTGGVVSSLGKGLTAATIGLLLENRGLTVTLQKFDPYINVDPGTMNPYEHGEVYVTDDGAETDLDLGHYERFTSAKLTQLNNSTSGQVYERVIQLEREGKWLGKTVQVIPHVTDEIKRRVYAVGDDVDVVITEIGGTVGDIEGLPFLEAIRQFRLDVGHGNAINIHLTYVPYIKAADEIKTKPTQHSVTKLREIGIQPDILICRTERHLDADVRGKIALFCNVSPDAVIEEIDVETTIYELPLMLRAEGVDRRIINLLDLKCDGGDLGTWERIVQTVKEPEHTVRVAVVGKYIDRQDAYKSVYEAIAHAGIYNKARVEVKKIDPAKIEKSGAAAQLKGVDGILVPGGFGKRGIEGKIAAARYAREKGIPYLGLCLGMQCATIEFARDVMKLKDANSTEFHPETPHPVISLLDEQRKVVNMGGTMRLGAYPCLLKSGTKTYKAYKTNEIAERHRHRYEMNPGYRAAFETAGMIISGSSPDGALTEIIELRDHPWFVACQFHPEFRSKPTLAHPLFRDFVAAAIEARYAAGA; encoded by the coding sequence ATGCCGAAGTACATCTTTGTAACCGGGGGCGTTGTTTCATCGCTGGGCAAGGGGTTGACGGCCGCCACGATCGGGCTGCTGCTCGAGAACCGTGGGCTGACCGTCACGCTCCAGAAATTCGACCCCTACATCAACGTCGATCCCGGCACGATGAACCCCTACGAGCACGGCGAGGTTTACGTCACCGACGACGGTGCAGAGACGGACCTCGACCTCGGCCACTACGAGCGCTTCACCTCGGCCAAGCTCACCCAGCTCAACAACTCGACCTCGGGCCAAGTCTACGAGCGCGTCATCCAGCTTGAGCGCGAGGGCAAGTGGCTTGGAAAGACCGTCCAGGTCATCCCCCACGTCACCGATGAGATCAAGCGCCGCGTCTACGCCGTCGGCGACGACGTTGACGTGGTGATTACCGAGATCGGCGGCACCGTCGGCGACATCGAGGGCCTGCCGTTCCTCGAGGCGATCCGCCAGTTCCGCCTTGATGTCGGCCACGGCAACGCGATCAACATTCACCTGACCTACGTGCCCTACATCAAGGCCGCCGACGAGATCAAGACCAAGCCCACCCAGCACAGCGTGACCAAGCTGCGCGAGATCGGCATCCAACCTGATATCCTCATCTGCCGCACCGAGCGCCACCTCGATGCCGACGTCCGCGGCAAGATCGCGCTGTTCTGCAACGTCTCGCCCGACGCCGTCATCGAAGAGATCGACGTCGAGACGACGATCTACGAGCTCCCGCTCATGCTGCGCGCCGAGGGTGTCGATAGGCGCATCATCAACCTGCTCGACCTCAAATGCGACGGTGGCGACCTGGGCACGTGGGAACGCATTGTCCAGACCGTCAAGGAGCCCGAGCACACCGTGCGCGTCGCCGTGGTCGGCAAGTACATTGATCGCCAGGACGCCTACAAAAGCGTCTACGAGGCCATCGCCCACGCCGGTATCTACAACAAGGCCCGCGTCGAGGTGAAGAAGATCGACCCCGCGAAGATCGAGAAGAGCGGCGCCGCCGCCCAGCTCAAGGGCGTCGACGGTATCCTTGTGCCCGGCGGCTTCGGCAAGCGCGGCATCGAGGGCAAGATCGCTGCCGCGCGTTACGCGCGCGAGAAGGGTATCCCGTACCTCGGCCTCTGCCTCGGCATGCAGTGCGCCACCATCGAGTTCGCCCGTGACGTTATGAAGCTCAAGGACGCCAACAGCACCGAGTTCCATCCCGAGACCCCGCATCCGGTCATCAGCCTGCTCGACGAGCAGCGCAAGGTGGTCAACATGGGCGGCACGATGCGCCTCGGCGCCTATCCCTGTCTCCTCAAGAGCGGGACGAAAACCTACAAGGCCTACAAAACGAACGAGATCGCCGAACGCCACCGCCACCGCTATGAGATGAATCCCGGCTACCGCGCCGCTTTCGAGACGGCCGGCATGATCATCAGCGGCAGCTCACCCGACGGGGCGCTCACCGAAATCATCGAGCTGCGCGATCACCCCTGGTTTGTCGCCTGCCAGTTCCACCCCGAATTCCGGTCCAAGCCGACACTCGCGCACCCGCTGTTCCGTGACTTCGTCGCCGCGGCCATCGAAGCACGGTATGCCGCCGGCGCCTGA